The following is a genomic window from Pyricularia oryzae 70-15 chromosome 5, whole genome shotgun sequence.
CCGCTCATGGAAGGCCAAGCTGCTGGGAGAATACCGCTAATAATCTTCACAGCGTTCCCGGTCATCCCGACACCCAAACTGCCGCTCTCGCCCGGGCGGGAGAGATGGCGCTCGCAGATGAGAAAGCTCGATTCTCTCTCGTCTGGCATTCGTGGCTTGCAAGCCAAGATGACATTGTTGCGGGAGGAGTCAGATCGTGCTTTGAACGAGGCCGAGGATGTTTCAGAGATTGGCCCAAGTCTCATGTCTCAGTACGACTCGATCGGGCAAGACCTCAAGATACTTACTCAGGCCTGGGAAGAGGGAAGAGCCGCCCTGGCTTCCGGTATCGATCGGAACGAGAAGCGGTTGTCATCCATCAGCAACCTGCTCCTGTCGCCGACAATTTCACTCAGCGGCCTTACTACAGTCGACGAAGGAGGCGTCGCCGAGGCCCTCGAAGCTCTcaacggcggcagcggctcgCCCTGTCCTAACCGTAAGATGAGCTCTCCCGAAGCTGAAGTATTCGAGGCCATCGCCATGCCGCGACCGCGCAGTCTCCTCACGAGAGAGGAGAGGCTGGCTAAGATGAAGGCAGACCGagagaagaaggccgagtCGAGAAAAAGCTTGGAGAACGGTCGGTTCATGCTTCGCGAGCTCGAGACGGTTCTCAACGTCAAAAACGAGCAGAAGAGCGGGGTTCAGCATCGCAAATCGGCCTCCCTGGGTCGAACCTCACTTTGAGGACTCTCCACGGCATCATTTCAGGATTCCCACTCGACAACCGAGACCTCGCCTACACATATAACTTTTGGACGACTTTAACGACCGTGCAACGACATTGGGGCATTACAAGGAGTTTTTTGTGCTTTCTTTCGCTGTTTGGTTTCTTGGATATTTTTTGAGGGTGATCAATTTGCTTGAACATGATCTCTTCATACGTAATATTTGTCATCGCTTCACTCAAGGGACAGTCACTCTTTTATTtgcctttcttttctttttgtctacATACGCCTCATCGGATTATAATAAGGGGTCTATGACACTCATGGCTCGCAGAAGCACACAGGAGCTGATCGAAAGGATAGACACATACCACACACATAACGGATACATAATAGATAACCCCAGCGCTAGAACAGTATATACTTATTAGTCTTAATTCTCGGCATCACGAGGGTCCCTAGCTGACTTCTTAGTCTATATTTTGATTAGTGTTACTGCCTGCTAATTATGGAATTATAGCATCGTTTTTGACGGTTGCCTAGGTAGGGATGTTGTAGTAATTTAGAGTCCAGGTCCCACAGATAACAGCCTATGATTCTTTGAATGTATAAATGGGTACACGTGACTGACTGTACAAATCCCCGTATGCTCACTTGAGATATGCCAATCATATCTCAGACTGACCTGAGATTCATGGGTACCCCACGTCCGGTGGGGACTTCAATTAAAATCTCGACGCGTCTCGAACGCGCATCGTGTCGCCAACCTTCGATTTTCGCCCAGCTTATGTCGCGATCTGGTTCCCCTCAGCAACCATCTCTAAACATCTTGCGAGAaacacttttttttgtgcgaACAACCCAAGATTATACCCATACCGAACAACTCTTTCATTCACAATACATTCAATCACACTCAGACAGATAAAACCGTTTATTTATTTTCATAATACCTATTTCAGTATGTACTGTCCCCGCATCCCGTTTCACCCCTCAATTTTGAGTTGAGGCGGGCTGCTGAAGCAACAACGTTGTTCTGACCtttcgtaaaaaaaaaagcacattAAACCGCCACCATGTTAGAGGCACGCTTAGAGCAGGCTAGCATTCTCAAGAAGGTCAGCATTATTCCAGTCACCTCGCCTGCCACCCGGCCGAAAACATGTTTGAATATGACGAATAATCTGACTTGTGTGTTTGTAACAAAAATATAGGTTGTCGATGCGATCAAAGACCTAGTCCAAGATTGCAACTTCGACTGCAATGACTCGGGAATTGCCCTGCAGGCCATGGATAACTCGCACGTCGCCCTGGTTTCCATGATGCTCAAGGCCGAGACCTTCTCGCCGTACCGCTGCGATCGCAACATCGCGTTGGGCGTCAACCTGACGTCGTTGACAAAGGTGCTGCGCGCGGCGCAGAACGAGGACATCCTGACCGTCAAGGCCGAGGATGCACCCGACACCCTGAACTTGAGCTTCGAGAGCTCCGAGAACGACCGCATCAGCGAGTACGACCTGAAGCTCATGGACATTGACCAGGAGCACCTGGGTATTCCCGACACCGACTACGCTGCCACAGTGACCATGCCCAGCGCCGAGTTCCGCCGCATCTGCACCGATCTGCTGGCCATGTCGGACTCTGGTATGTGACTTGATGGGATGTGTTCGAAACACTCGGTTGCTAACAAGTACGCGCGTCGTTGGGCAATAGTTACTATCGATGCTACCAAGGACGGGATCAAGTTCTCTTGCAACGGTGACATTGGCAGTGGTGCCGTAACGCTCCGCAGCCACACCAACGTAGAGAAGCCGGCCGAGAACATTGAGATTGAGTTGACTGAGCCCGTGAGCTTGACTTTCTCGCTCAAGTACCTGGTCAACTTCTGTAAAGCCTCGGCATTGTCCGGTCAGGTAAAGATCTGCCTGTCGGCAGAGGTTCCCCTCCTGGTCGAATACAACCTTTCCGGCAGCAGCTATTTGCGATTCTACCTGGCGCCAAAGGTAAGCCTGGTCCACTTTTTAATGCTGCTATCTGGCTGCAcgcacctcttttttttgcttttatccattttcttttttctttttgtgctCTTTCGGTACTAATACGGAAATTTCCACAACAGATTGGCGACGAGGAGTAAAGTTTATTCCCGCTTTCCTTCCAACATGTCATTTGCACTAGGCGTGGCGCTGGCTTTTGGAatgtgtgtttttttcttcgtagAGGGCGAGATACTATGTGCGCAGAGGAAATATCTGGACGATATTATCTCCCCGTTGTATGGCTATGATGTGATATGCCAGTACGGATTTGGAGTAACCGCCACTGAAAATGAAGGGGTATGTGGCAGAGCAAAAAGGATAACGCTTGGGGTCCGGATGACCCATATTCATGTCTTATTTGATGGTAATGATAGAAATGCAAAAGTGAAAGAAGCCTCTATCCAGGTCGCCAGGACAGTTTACTCAAGCCATGAGAACTATCGAGTTGCTAGGCATCTTGTAGGCTTGATATTATAAGCCGGCTTTGACCCTAACCCTGTTTACCACTTGTTTGTTGTGTGTGATACCTGACTCGGCGGGGCAGGAGCATGTAcctacccccccccccccccccccagctTGCCCAGGTGACTGACGACATTTGTGTGTGGGCACTGGGCAGAAGCTTGCCGTCTTCGGATGTTTCCAACTGCAGCCGGCATAGGTGACTGGCTCCGTTTTGTTTGTACGTTCGAAAGAGTCATCCCCCCAATTTCCCTGGTTCTTATAAACTCAAAAAAGACCAATGAGCAAGACGACCAACTTTTGAACACACTTGAAGGCTTGTTTATCTTTTGAGAAAttcgtttttgtttcttccaGGCTTCTCTGCGATTGGTGACTGCTTGCAATCGCTTTTCTTGATTCCCCAAATCtgggtttggtttttttttttttctttctttcttttgccaACATTGACCCGGATTGGTTCGGCTCCTGGTCGGCTCGAACCTATCGAATCGCCCATCATGTACTCAGAGCTGTCCGTTCCAGAAACCAGGGTGTTGTCGGTGGCCAGCCATGTAAGAGCAACGTTAAATACAAGACACCTGCGTAGTCAAACATAACAGCTCAGGGCCTTGGTAATGAAGTTTCATTTACTAATGATGCAACTTTGCAGGTCGTGTCTGGGTGAGCATTTGCTTCGTCCCATGTTATAGTCAGCCTCGAGAGAAAAACAAGAACCCCCCTTTGCTGATTTGACTGATTCCCTGGCATTACAGAAATGTGGGCAACAAAATCGCCGTATTTACCATGCAGTCGCTGGGCTGTGAGGTAGCGGCTTTGAATACGGTGCAGTTCAGTCCGTTACTTGCTCTCCCACCTCTCTTCGTTCCTCTTCTCTTTATCATGTCCCAAACAAATTCAACACAAGCCCCTTGCCAAGATCTTCTATCTTGACATGCTCGCTCACCTTAAATACGGTTCGGTAGAGGATATGAGTTTCACAAACAGGTGAGCTAACCCAAAGTAGGCAATCACACTGGCTATAGGCAATTCAAGGGGACAAGAGTCTCCGCGGGGGAGATATCGGACCTTTGGGAGGGGCTGAAGCAGTCGCACCTGGACGATTTTGACATGATGCTCTCGGGCTACATACCCGGCGCAGAAGCCGTAGAGGCTGTTGGAAAGATCGCCCGGGAACTCAAGTCCAAGGGGACCAAAGACTTCTTCTGGGTCTTGGATCCCGTCATGGGCGACAATGGGAATCTCTATGTGGCGCAGGATGTCGTGCCGGCATACAAGGGCCTTGTCGAGTACGCTGATCTTATTCTCCCGAATCAGTTTGAGGCCGAGTAAGAAGCAGCCCCATCCTCCCATGAAACCTGCTAATCCATTTTCTTTCCTTGTTTGTATATATCAACTAACATCTTGGAAGAGTCCTTTCTGAGGTCAAGATAGTCGACCTACCGTCCCTCACCCAGGCCGTCGAGGTCCTTCACACCCGGTTTGGCGTCCCCCACATCATCATCACCTCGGTCACGCTGCCGCACCCAGACCATCCCACCGAGACCATGTGGGTGGTGGGATCAACCAGGACGTCTTCAGGGAAACCGCGGCTCTTCAAGATCGTCTTCCCGGCCATTGACTGCTACTTTAGCGGGACGGGCGACATGTTTGCGGCGCTGATGGTTGCACGCATGCGTCAGGCCGTCTTCAGCAGTCCAGATCATGAGACTCTCAAGGCGCAAAAGTCATGGGTCAGCGGCGACGCGGTAGATGCGCCTGAGTTGCCgctggccaaggcggccGAGAAGGTCCTTGCTACGATGCACGAGATCCTGACCAAGACGTCGGCAAGTATGGACGCcgacatggccaaggtcaaggCTGCATTGGGTCCCGAACCAGCAGCAGATGCTGAGGCGGCCGAGTACAAGAGAAATATGCACTTACACAAGTCCAAGGCTGCCGAGCTGAGACTGGCACGAAATCTGGACTCTTTGCGGTTCCCCAAGGTGGAGCTCCGGGCGGTGCCGATGTAGGAGGTCATCCTTCTAATCTCTTCTTATCTTTGGGTTTCTCTTGGTAGAATAGGTTCTTTGGTTGGGTTAGACGAGTAGACTACACTGGCGGATCCGATTGGATTCTAGATAGCGTGTGACGTCGGAGCGTTTCTTCTTCGAGGTTCGTTCCTCTTGTGCCTAGACGGAAACCAATATGCATGATACCGCGAACAACTGGATGCCCGCATGCGATCCAAATTCTCCCATTCTCATTTCTAATACATTCATGGTCGCATTACAAAGGTCTTGAGCATCCTTCAGCTACGGCCAGTGCTTCCGAAGCCACCGGCACCACGCACGCTCTCCTCGAGCTCTTGCACCTCGACAACCTCGGGCGTGTAGATGCGCTCAATGACGAGCTGGGCGACGCGGTCACCCTCCTCGACCTTGAAGTCGGCGTCGGCGTGGTTGAACAACAGGACCTTGACCTGACCGCGGTAGTCGGCATCAATGACGCCGGCGCCGGTGTCGATGAAGTGTTTGGCCGCGAGACCGGAGCGGGGTGCGATACGACCGTCTATAACGAATGATGGTTTTGTATGAGCTGGCGAGACCTTGTAGAGGAAATTCGTCTGCAGCCACTACAAACACACAcagacacaaaaaaaaaaagaatcactCACAGGTACCAGCGGGAACGGCCATGCTAATGTCAGTATCCACGAGAGCCTTGCCCCGGGCCGGGATAGTGGTCTCTTTGGCAGCGTAGAGGTCGTAACCAGCCGCAAAGGCGCTGCCGCGGGTTGGGAGGCGCGCCTTGTCAGAGAGCTTTTTGATCAAAAGCGGGGGTGCCTGGTCGATGGTGGTAGTGGCCGGCTGGGAAGCTGCGGTGTTCTGGTCGGCCATGATGGGCACAGTATCGACTTTGACTCGCTTGGCAGGAGGTGAGGTTGGCGGGGATACTGCGGAGAGCGCCTCTGGCTGTTCGGTGTTCATGCTTTGGCTGGACCTGAGAAATTTGGCCAAGGAGCGACTACTGGGAGGCCGTGGAGAAAAACTACGAGTACGGAGGTGGGCAGATGAGAGCCGACGTATGTAGCCAAGTTGTGTCGAACGCAGAGAAACCGATCTAATCACCTGTTGATGGCCCTTGAGTGGCTCAAGGTCCCGCGGGCTGCTACCCCCACTATTTGGCGGTGAGATTTGGCAACGCGACAGAGAAAACGCGTTCAGTACGGAGTCGCACATGGTTGTATTTCATTGGCCAATGGCCCAGTACAAACATCAGGGTAATCCCCGTCAGGCCTGCTCACTCTGGCTTCAACTGTCTTGCGCAGCTTTGCTGCAGCTCAAGGGCGGAACAAGCGAGCCAAGGTCCCTTGGATACCTTGCTGCATATTAACTGCATGCAAGGATGGTTTCCTTTCCCAGATCTACAGGGACTTGCGGAAAAATAGCAGGCACCTATTTACACTACAACCCCCTGAATGAATACGAACGAGACCAGATAGGACTGGTTTTTGGCCAATTATATCCGTGTATTCGGGAAACAAACGGGTCAAAAGACAAGGCAGGTACCTCCGTGGGGCTTTATAAATCAAGTCTAAATACAGGGTAAGTTAAACTTTAAAGTACCACCCATGTGTTGTTGCCCCGTTCATACCTATTCATTCAGGGGTTGTAGTGTAGTAATTACTGTTTCCAGTAGACGGAGTCGTCTGTAGTCCATCCTTATTACACCGCGCGGGGTCATGTCTGTTCGAAGTCAAAATACCTGAAGACTTTTGGTCTGCACTTTTCATTCGAGCTCGGTGGCCGTCAGTCACCTCAGTCATCTAAATCTTTTCCAAAGTCGATGAGCCGCAGGCGGGTCGCATCTTTGGGGTGAAACTGTGCGACCCTAGAGCGGATAAGGAATCTGGCGGCCGCGGACTCCTTTGGTATATGGACATAAGACGCCCAGTGGTCACCCTCGGACTCGACCAGTTTTTGCAGGAGCTGCTCCGTCAGTTCGCGCATGTCAgaagctgccgctgccgtctCGTCCCAGTTCTGTCCGGTTTTGGACCCTGGACGGGCTGAAGGACTTCCCCAGATCTCATCGATACGCTGCTGCCGCTTCTCTGGATCTGCTGCGCCTGATACCTTTTTGGGCTTGCCGTGTGAGCTGAAGCCTGCCACTAGGCCATCCGAATCAATATCCATCATCTCGCCCACAACGGGACCTCCTAGCTCTTCGGCAGCTAGCAGTGGGGCGAGGTGTTCATCGATGAATTTGTTGAAGGTTCTGAGTAATGCAGAGGTTTCCCTGTCATAAGTTCGTTTCTTGAGTCTAAGCTCCTGGATACGAGCGTGTGATATTTCTTGCGGCGTGGGTTCAGTCCTTGACTCAAGCTCCCCATGCAACGACTGAATGCGTTCTTCCAGGCATTTCCGAAGAATCCGCTGGTCCTCAAGACCAGACTCCTCGGCCTCCAGCTTTCTCCTAGCCCTTTCGACCGCGGCCTCTTGTGCCTCTAGGAACGCACGAGATTCAGCCGCAGTTCTGTGGGTCCTACGCGTCGCCAGCAAAGCAGGCAATAACGAGTCCCTACTGGGTAAAATGGGTGACGATGCAGTCACGTCTTGATAGGCCGTGATCATTATCTCAAAAGATCCCACGGCTGATGGCACCACAGCCGCGGCAGTGCCGCTCGACTGCAGAATCTACGTGTGTACCCCAGAGTGAGCCTGTTAGCCTTAAGCATAACAATGGTAGGTGGCAGTGTGGCGTGGCGCGGCTAAATACTCCGCAAGGGGCTCGTTTTGAAACATACTCTGTGCAAACTTTCCTCGTGTCCCTTGATCATCCTCTCAAGCTCGACAGCAGAGCGATTCATGCTGGCTGCATGCCTTTCGCTCTCCCCCGTGCCGTGACTGAACATGCCTGCCATGACGTCCgaattttggtttttttgctttctcgGCGAACGGACTGGGACTACTCCGTACCTTCGTAGAAAAATGGCGCCGGTGTGCTTGCAAGCTCCTAGCTCCAAGCCGGTGGCTTTTTTCCCCAGGTGCCTAGTGCAGTCGCTGTTGACGCGTGGCAGGGTCACGGTCACACAATGCAGGCTGGGAACACGCACGACAAAGCAAACAACAAAATTGACTGACTGCCCTGGTTGACTGGCTGGCTTTGCTGGCGGGACTTGAAACCGGCAGGATTTTACTTTGAAGAAGCAGAACTGCCTTGGCGTTGTAAGGGTCGAAAACAGTTCGCCCCTGATCCTGACGTCGATGCACACAATTGAAAAAAATACAGTAGTAGGGTGGGCGTGGCGTGCTTCGTATCTCGTTGCGCCGTAggtatgtctttttttttttctgtctttaaAAATTGCCGATGGGTCCGTAAAAGAGTGCTATGGGCATTTATTTCAGCCCGACGGTCGGATGGTAAACGAACTGCACGTAAACGGACCGTCCGAGCGTAGACGAGAAGGCCAATTACCCAATATTTGAAGGATAGTGGTAGGTAGTCAGTCGGTAAGTACTGTACAGAATGGCAGCCGTCACGTCGCGGGAACAGACACGGATTATCAGAGCTAATGATTCGCTGGCCCGAGTGCCAACAACAaagtctttttctttctttctttctttttccccttttGGGATGGGTGACTCAAAACAGCGTGGTTTGCACAGTACATTCCCTTCGAGTCAATAGAtatgaaagaaaacaaagagatAGATTGCGCAAGTTCTGGCTCTATCTAGTTGGATAGATGTTAATAAAATGAAAATGCAATCGAGGATTGACGACACGTGCAAAGAAAGCATGGAAGCTTGGTTTAGATTGCGACCAAGAAACCAGGCGCGTCTATGCTTCGCTGTGCGACCTAGCTCCAAGGACGGTGGGTCTCACGACGGCCCACCGTGTTGCAGATCCCAAGAAGTAAAGTGCCGTGAGTGAATGATTGATCTGGGCTTTCTACCTCTTTCCCGCCTGGCACGAGTTTCAAGGGCGCTCGCTTTTTTTCATCTCCCTTCCCCTTCAATCCATCATAGGTAACTCCTCtacctattttttttttttttttttttacatcaGAGGTCCGCACTGAACTGCGCAGATCTGTTGTTGAAAAAAATTTCCGGGCTTGCCTGCCACCGAGTTAATTGTTCCCACAGTTAATGTGGGTTGTTTCTAGCTTGTGATAGCTGTCGCGATCGCCCACCAAGTCCTGGCTTACGCCACATTTGTCCCCAACTCTTTTCAATACGAAAACCTCGCACAGCCCAAATCTCTGTTCTCTGCACAAGCCTGAAGCTCGACCCTCAAcaaagagagacaaaagcGTGAAAGCCCGCCGATCGGTTATTTTCTTGCTCGCCCCCCACGATTGACCGGGCCTTCAATTCAAAGCCTACCCTTTGAACCAAGGTAGCCTCGCAAATACCCTAGGTACTTCAATTCGTTTTCTGGTGGAGCGCTAAGCTGTGGCCGGGCCTCAGCCTGCCGACAACGGAACGAAAACTTCGCGAGGCTGTAGTTGTATCAAGACAACGGAGCAAACAAGAGGTTTGAGATTTGGTTCTCTACTCGCCGCCTGCCCTGCACCAGACCCAATCTCTCATCTCTCTTCTTGCCTTCACTTTACATTTTCATCCATCAAAGTCTCGTTGGAACGGacaagaaacaagaaaaatcTTCTTTCCCGTGACGACCTAACACATCACCGGCCATTCCACATCAAATACTCTTCACTGCGTACCGGCACCTTCTCCTGAACCAGCCCGGTCCCAAAAGACAAGAAGCCCGCTCGTCCGCCCGAAGCTACCTACGCATCACGGAGCACGCGGGAACGAGAAGTCCACAAGCGTTTGGTCTCCTGTTCTCTCTACTGAGCTCTCGCATCCCGGTCACGATCCTCACCTTCCTCGGCCCTACCGCGAACCTGATTCTTCCCAGCGCTTGCTCGACCTTTGAGTCTAGCCAGTCCGAGCTACCCTCCAGCCTCAAATCCGACCCGACCTGCACCACACCCACCCGCCATTACACCCGTTCGTTTTCGAAGAAAACCCCAGGTGTAAATAAGTCGCATTTAATCGAGTAGTTATTTTTAAAAAGAAATCACGATTTTCGACCGACGCGTCGTGACAAGAAGGACACACAAAAAGAGTTGCAGAGACCTGATATCTAGTTGAAAAAAATGTCGACCTCACCAACGCCCAAGACCAAACGTCCCCTCGAGGACACCTCTTCGCCCTCAAGAGGTGATCAACCGGACGCGAAACGGCCTGCCCTTGATAAGTTTGTTCGGAGCGATGAAGAAGTCAAAGAAGATGTCTCCAAGGAAGGCGCCAATGGTCTCCCCCCGATCCCTGCTTCGGCCGGCGTACCACCAATGCCCGACACCAATGGGTCTTCTGGAAAGACCAACGGCGACAAGGCGGATAGCACGAAGGACGACGCAGGAGATGCCGCCAGTGCCGACACAGAGTCGAAGCCCGCCGCTAGCACCACAAGCGCAAACACTACCCAAGCAGCTGCTCCTCCTGCTGACTCTCACGATGAGAGCGCTTGGATTCACATTCGAGCTGTTATCTCCAGCCCCGAAGCCGCTACGATAATCGGCAAGGGTGGTGAAAATGTTTCCAAGATTCGCCAAATGTCAAGCGCCAAGTGCACCGTGAGCGACTATCAAAAGGGAGCGGTGGAGCGCATTCTCACAGTTAGCGGGATCGTTGATGCTGTAGCAAAGGTGAAGACTTGCACTCGAGGTAACTCTGTACTACATGTTCATATCCATCGGTACTAACGCTTTATTTTTTCCCATAGGCTTTTGGTCTGATCATCCGGACACTCAACAACGAGCCGCTCTCCGAGCCTTCCAGTGCTCACTCTAAGACATACCCATTGCGTTTGCTCATCCCCCACATTTTGATAGGATCAATTATTGGAAAGGGTGGCGCACGCATCAAGGAGATTCAAGAAGCTTCCGGGGCACGTCTGAACGCCTCGGACTCGTGTTTGCCTCTCTCCTCGGAACGTTCCCTGGTCGTTATGGGTGTCGCAGATGCTGTGCACATTGCTACTTACTATGTGGGCAGCACTCTCTTGGAGCAGCTCAATGACAGGTTCGGCGGGCCTGCTGCTTCTGCGTATGCGACTCGTGCTGGTGGTCCCGTTGGAGCCGTCCCCGGTGGCATGCAAGTTGTGCCATACCTCCCTCAGCCAGCCGGCGGCAACTACGGTAACCGCGACAACTATGGGCGTCGGCCCGATCCGCGCGCCGGCCAAATGCCTCCGCCTGCCGCACACCCCTACGCGCCCCAGAACCCATACGCCCCTCACCAACCGAATCCGGCGGTACCTCCTCACTATGGAGCTCAGGCAGGTGCTTACGGAGCCCATGTCCCAGCGCCACACGTTGGACATGCCGGCCCGCAGGTACATGGCGCTCCTCATCAACCGATGCATGGTCAGATGCCAGGCCCCGGTGGTGCCAGCCTGACGCAGCAAATTTACATACCCAATGACATGGTCGGTGCCATCATTGGTAAGGGTGGTCAGAAAATCAACGAAATTCGTCAAGTCAGCGGCAGTGTCATCAAGATCAACGAACCTCAAGACAACAGCAACGAGCGTTTGGTTACAATTACGGGCACGGAGGAGTGCAACCGTATGGCGTTGTACATGCTCTACTCCCGGCTTGGTGAGTGTCAAAACCCAGGGTCGAAGCAACAAAAGCAGTAGACAAGGAATCATCAATAGGGCGGTCACTGATTTTGTGATCAACTCATCAGAGAGCGAAAAACATCGTATCTAGGCCCGAACGATGGCCTCCCCGGAACGGCTGTCTGTTACTGTTAACCCTGGAGTCATCTCCGGAAATCGTATTTAGTTTCCGCTATACGCCGTGGGTCTCTGCCGGGGACTTGTTTGGGTTCGAATTTGCCATGCTCGCGTCGCTGGTGTTCGGGAGGGCTATAGACGTTTTATCAATACTCGTTTTTACGTGGTTTCCctattttcttcttcattCTTCCGGGGAAAGTTTGGCATATGTCTGTTCATGGGAATACCTGAACTCACATACCATACTATACATCTCTCACCGTGGTGCCGGCCCGCTTCAAAAAGTTCAAGAAATGTCCTTTAATAAGCGGAAACGTCACATACCATTTGTGCTTGCTGCATGGATTTGATTACACAGCTAGGAGGTAGTTTGCTTATTTTGACGGCAGTGAGATTTCGAGAACAGCATCGCATTGTCATGATTATTCATCGTTGTGTCCTTGGTCAGTCTTCCTCGACTTGTGTGTTGTGTGCGATTGTCAAGGG
Proteins encoded in this region:
- a CDS encoding proliferating cell nuclear antigen codes for the protein MLEARLEQASILKKVVDAIKDLVQDCNFDCNDSGIALQAMDNSHVALVSMMLKAETFSPYRCDRNIALGVNLTSLTKVLRAAQNEDILTVKAEDAPDTLNLSFESSENDRISEYDLKLMDIDQEHLGIPDTDYAATVTMPSAEFRRICTDLLAMSDSVTIDATKDGIKFSCNGDIGSGAVTLRSHTNVEKPAENIEIELTEPVSLTFSLKYLVNFCKASALSGQVKICLSAEVPLLVEYNLSGSSYLRFYLAPKIGDEE
- a CDS encoding pyridoxal kinase translates to MYSELSVPETRVLSVASHVVSGNVGNKIAVFTMQSLGCEVAALNTVQFSNHTGYRQFKGTRVSAGEISDLWEGLKQSHLDDFDMMLSGYIPGAEAVEAVGKIARELKSKGTKDFFWVLDPVMGDNGNLYVAQDVVPAYKGLVEYADLILPNQFEAEVLSEVKIVDLPSLTQAVEVLHTRFGVPHIIITSVTLPHPDHPTETMWVVGSTRTSSGKPRLFKIVFPAIDCYFSGTGDMFAALMVARMRQAVFSSPDHETLKAQKSWVSGDAVDAPELPLAKAAEKVLATMHEILTKTSASMDADMAKVKAALGPEPAADAEAAEYKRNMHLHKSKAAELRLARNLDSLRFPKVELRAVPM
- a CDS encoding Poly(rC)-binding protein 3; amino-acid sequence: MSTSPTPKTKRPLEDTSSPSRGDQPDAKRPALDKFVRSDEEVKEDVSKEGANGLPPIPASAGVPPMPDTNGSSGKTNGDKADSTKDDAGDAASADTESKPAASTTSANTTQAAAPPADSHDESAWIHIRAVISSPEAATIIGKGGENVSKIRQMSSAKCTVSDYQKGAVERILTVSGIVDAVAKAFGLIIRTLNNEPLSEPSSAHSKTYPLRLLIPHILIGSIIGKGGARIKEIQEASGARLNASDSCLPLSSERSLVVMGVADAVHIATYYVGSTLLEQLNDRFGGPAASAYATRAGGPVGAVPGGMQVVPYLPQPAGGNYGNRDNYGRRPDPRAGQMPPPAAHPYAPQNPYAPHQPNPAVPPHYGAQAGAYGAHVPAPHVGHAGPQVHGAPHQPMHGQMPGPGGASLTQQIYIPNDMVGAIIGKGGQKINEIRQVSGSVIKINEPQDNSNERLVTITGTEECNRMALYMLYSRLESEKHRI
- a CDS encoding deoxyuridine 5'-triphosphate nucleotidohydrolase, with translation MNTEQPEALSAVSPPTSPPAKRVKVDTVPIMADQNTAASQPATTTIDQAPPLLIKKLSDKARLPTRGSAFAAGYDLYAAKETTIPARGKALVDTDISMAVPAGTYGRIAPRSGLAAKHFIDTGAGVIDADYRGQVKVLLFNHADADFKVEEGDRVAQLVIERIYTPEVVEVQELEESVRGAGGFGSTGRS